In Sphingobium sp. Z007, one DNA window encodes the following:
- a CDS encoding energy transducer TonB — MLTQAFSLMLLAGASLASPPKLIDGQNLISPSDYPKESRTEGEQGRTRVKISVSPSGKQYRCETLTSSGFSSIDKASCRVIMNKARFIHASDESGKPITGLYFMNLNWRVSNSRYPMASTVLPDLVFTVDRIPNGAPYAFLTLFALFDEAGGPCPVTWCNSVTVGA; from the coding sequence ATGCTGACACAAGCGTTTAGCTTAATGCTGTTGGCGGGCGCATCATTGGCATCGCCTCCAAAATTGATCGATGGTCAGAATTTAATTAGTCCATCCGACTATCCAAAAGAATCTCGCACCGAAGGAGAGCAAGGTAGAACCCGCGTCAAGATTTCTGTTAGCCCATCTGGAAAGCAGTATCGATGTGAAACTCTAACATCGAGCGGATTTTCATCTATTGATAAAGCATCTTGTAGAGTTATCATGAATAAAGCGAGATTTATTCATGCCTCAGACGAATCAGGAAAACCAATAACTGGCTTATATTTTATGAATCTCAACTGGAGGGTTTCCAACAGTCGATATCCCATGGCTAGCACCGTATTACCTGATTTGGTTTTTACTGTAGATCGAATACCCAATGGTGCCCCATATGCCTTTTTGACATTGTTTGCATTATTTGATGAGGCAGGAGGGCCGTGTCCCGTTACGTGGTGTAACAGCGTCACCGTTGGGGCGTGA
- a CDS encoding dipeptidase, with protein sequence MKTLPLALLPLLLAAPAVQAAADPYAARVARVLKATPLIDGHNDWPEALTDKAKEQRWTMALDRLDPATFHTDIARLRAGGVGGQFWSVWVSADLPELQQVKDTLEQIDLAHSFARRYPKDFAFVTTAAELRAAHKAGQVGSLLGVEGGGQIDGSLAVLRSYRALGASYLTLTHSRTIAWADSATDNPQHDGLTPFGEAVVHELNRLGMLVDLSHVSEATMLDALRVSKAPVIFSHSSARALCDTPRNVSDSLLQKVAANSGMVMVNYAPQYVSEARRIWGAARSAEIARYNAPPFGGLYIGDPEAAKAALAAWERANPEPVVTLTQVADHIDHIAKVAGVDHVGIGSDFDGVGSLPQGLGGVQTYPALLSELMRRGWSDRDIAKLAGENILRVMAAAEKVAAAMQGEPAGSGTAAGLDGVGQEE encoded by the coding sequence ATGAAAACCCTGCCTCTTGCCCTGCTGCCGCTCCTCCTCGCCGCCCCCGCCGTCCAGGCCGCCGCCGATCCCTATGCGGCGCGGGTCGCCAGGGTGCTCAAGGCCACGCCGCTGATCGACGGACATAATGACTGGCCCGAAGCGCTGACCGACAAGGCGAAGGAGCAGCGCTGGACGATGGCGCTCGACCGGTTGGACCCGGCGACCTTCCACACCGACATCGCGCGGCTGCGCGCGGGCGGCGTGGGCGGGCAATTCTGGTCGGTCTGGGTATCGGCCGACCTGCCCGAACTGCAGCAGGTGAAGGATACTCTGGAGCAGATCGACCTGGCCCATAGCTTCGCGCGCCGTTACCCCAAGGATTTCGCCTTCGTCACCACGGCGGCGGAATTGCGCGCCGCGCACAAGGCGGGGCAGGTCGGCTCGCTGCTGGGCGTGGAGGGCGGCGGGCAGATCGACGGCAGCCTGGCCGTGCTGCGCAGCTATCGCGCGCTTGGCGCATCCTATCTGACGCTGACCCACAGCCGCACCATCGCCTGGGCCGATAGCGCGACCGACAATCCACAGCATGACGGGCTGACCCCGTTCGGCGAGGCGGTGGTGCATGAGTTGAACCGGCTGGGGATGTTGGTGGATCTCAGCCATGTCAGCGAGGCGACGATGCTCGACGCGCTGCGGGTCAGCAAGGCGCCGGTGATCTTCTCCCACTCCAGCGCGCGGGCGCTGTGCGATACGCCGCGCAACGTGTCTGACTCGCTGTTGCAGAAGGTCGCGGCCAATAGCGGGATGGTAATGGTCAATTACGCGCCGCAATATGTGTCGGAGGCGCGCCGTATCTGGGGCGCGGCCCGCAGCGCGGAGATCGCCCGCTATAATGCGCCGCCGTTCGGGGGGCTGTATATCGGCGACCCGGAAGCGGCCAAGGCGGCGCTGGCGGCGTGGGAGAGGGCCAATCCCGAACCGGTGGTGACTTTGACGCAGGTTGCGGATCATATCGACCATATCGCGAAGGTGGCGGGCGTCGATCATGTCGGCATCGGCAGCGATTTCGATGGCGTGGGGTCGCTGCCCCAGGGGCTTGGCGGGGTGCAGACCTATCCGGCATTGCTGAGCGAACTCATGCGGCGCGGGTGGAGCGACCGGGATATCGCCAAGCTGGCGGGCGAGAATATACTGCGCGTGATGGCGGCGGCGGAGAAGGTCGCGGCGGCGATGCAGGGCGAACCGGCGGGGAGCGGGACTGCGGCGGGGTTGGATGGCGTTGGACAGGAAGAGTAG
- the aat gene encoding leucyl/phenylalanyl-tRNA--protein transferase, which produces MMIDPHVLLQAYSIGVFPMADDRDAAEVYWVEPKRRAILPLDGFHLSHSLSKVIRRDRFRVTANRAFAQILALCAQAAPDRPSTWINHQIEAAYRHLHAAGFAHSIEVWEGEELVGGLYGVAIGGAFFGESMVSRRTDASKVALAWLVARLRFGGFALLDCQFMTDHLRTMGAVEISQRDYLQLLGAATGGVALGAGAGALAAGSGAAAELAFAPLAGEDAATGSPLAPSITVSGPVSGQAIVQLLTHTS; this is translated from the coding sequence ATGATGATCGACCCACACGTCCTGCTCCAGGCCTATTCCATCGGCGTGTTCCCCATGGCCGACGATCGCGATGCGGCGGAGGTCTATTGGGTGGAACCCAAGCGGCGGGCGATCCTCCCGCTCGACGGCTTTCACCTGTCGCACTCGCTGTCCAAGGTCATCCGTCGCGACCGGTTCCGCGTCACCGCCAACCGCGCCTTTGCGCAGATATTGGCGCTCTGCGCACAGGCCGCGCCCGATCGCCCATCGACCTGGATCAACCATCAGATCGAAGCCGCCTATCGCCACCTGCACGCAGCCGGCTTCGCCCATTCGATCGAAGTGTGGGAGGGGGAGGAGCTGGTCGGCGGCCTCTATGGCGTCGCGATCGGCGGCGCCTTTTTCGGCGAATCCATGGTGTCGCGCCGCACCGATGCGTCGAAAGTGGCGCTGGCCTGGCTGGTCGCACGGCTACGCTTTGGCGGCTTCGCCTTGCTCGACTGCCAGTTCATGACCGATCATCTGCGCACGATGGGCGCCGTCGAAATCAGCCAGCGCGATTATCTTCAGTTGCTGGGCGCGGCGACCGGCGGCGTGGCGCTGGGGGCCGGGGCGGGCGCATTGGCGGCCGGTTCGGGCGCGGCGGCAGAGCTGGCGTTCGCGCCGCTCGCGGGCGAGGACGCTGCAACCGGTTCGCCCTTGGCGCCCAGCATCACCGTATCCGGCCCGGTTTCGGGCCAGGCCATCGTACAGCTTCTGACCCACACGTCATAG
- a CDS encoding NADH:ubiquinone oxidoreductase subunit NDUFA12 produces the protein MGILGKIFTWWDGATIGTALFTSRKGSKVGEDHQGNIYYQGGTDPNGLTRRWVIYNGVNDASRVPAEWHGWLHHTIDGTPESFLPPPRIWERESTPNATGTVNAYRPSGALEKGGQRQKATGDYEAWSPDAA, from the coding sequence ATGGGAATCCTCGGCAAGATCTTCACCTGGTGGGATGGCGCGACCATCGGCACCGCTCTCTTCACCTCCCGCAAGGGCAGCAAGGTCGGTGAGGACCATCAGGGCAATATCTATTATCAGGGCGGCACCGACCCTAATGGCCTGACGCGCCGCTGGGTCATCTATAATGGCGTCAACGACGCCAGCCGCGTGCCGGCCGAATGGCATGGCTGGCTGCACCACACGATCGACGGCACGCCTGAGAGCTTCCTGCCCCCGCCGCGCATCTGGGAACGGGAATCGACCCCCAACGCGACCGGCACCGTCAACGCCTATCGCCCGTCCGGCGCGCTTGAAAAGGGCGGCCAGCGCCAGAAGGCGACCGGCGATTATGAGGCGTGGAGCCCCGACGCGGCATGA
- a CDS encoding DUF192 domain-containing protein encodes MIRFPALLALGLLAACSSPPPSPENNAQAQAVVATLPVVIRAAKGVHRFDVEVAATPQAQEKGLMFRKELPENGGMLFPMDPPRTASFWMKDTLIPLDMLFVHTDGTIAFLNSNAEPYSRIPVSAGIPVAAVLELRGGRAAELGIAEGDVVNWGGCAVPDGKVATDLNFCPAVPR; translated from the coding sequence ATGATCCGCTTCCCCGCCCTTCTCGCCCTCGGCCTGCTCGCCGCCTGTTCCAGCCCGCCGCCATCGCCCGAAAACAACGCGCAGGCGCAGGCCGTCGTCGCCACGCTGCCGGTGGTGATCCGCGCCGCCAAGGGCGTGCATCGGTTCGACGTCGAAGTGGCCGCCACGCCGCAGGCGCAGGAAAAGGGGTTGATGTTCCGCAAGGAATTGCCCGAAAACGGCGGCATGCTGTTCCCGATGGACCCGCCGCGCACAGCCAGTTTCTGGATGAAGGACACGCTGATCCCGCTCGACATGCTGTTCGTCCATACCGACGGGACGATCGCTTTCCTGAACAGCAATGCCGAACCCTATTCCCGTATCCCGGTGTCGGCCGGCATCCCCGTCGCCGCCGTGCTGGAACTGCGCGGCGGGCGCGCGGCGGAGTTGGGCATCGCGGAAGGCGATGTCGTGAACTGGGGCGGTTGCGCTGTGCCGGACGGGAAGGTCGCGACCGACCTTAATTTCTGTCCGGCCGTCCCGCGATAG
- a CDS encoding FAD:protein FMN transferase, protein MGTSWSAQIVDPPARCESAIEAVLARVIDQMSNWEADSAISRFNRAAVGAWMPLPADMLTVLRAGLDMARLSGGAFDPAIGQLIDQWGFGPGLGPATASVTAPWTHIEVERDRARRRADVALDFSGIAKGFAVDAAAAQLRVMGVANFLIEIGGELRGEGIKPDIQPWWVDVESPPGLAVPTLRIALCGQCVATSGDYRRFRLDGGARLSHSIDPATGAPIPPGVASVTALHDSAMLADAWATAITVMGPDKGMTLATRHDLAARLVLRTDDGAEEYMTPALAAMLE, encoded by the coding sequence ATGGGGACCAGCTGGTCGGCGCAGATCGTCGATCCGCCCGCCCGTTGTGAAAGCGCCATCGAAGCCGTGCTGGCGCGCGTCATAGACCAGATGAGCAATTGGGAAGCGGATTCCGCGATCAGCCGCTTCAACCGCGCCGCCGTAGGCGCATGGATGCCGCTGCCCGCCGACATGCTGACCGTGCTGCGCGCGGGACTGGACATGGCGCGGCTCTCGGGCGGCGCTTTCGATCCCGCCATCGGCCAGCTGATCGACCAATGGGGCTTCGGCCCCGGCCTTGGACCGGCCACCGCCTCCGTCACCGCCCCCTGGACTCATATCGAGGTCGAACGGGATCGCGCCCGTCGCCGGGCCGACGTGGCGCTCGACTTTTCCGGCATCGCCAAGGGGTTCGCCGTCGATGCTGCCGCGGCGCAACTGCGCGTCATGGGGGTCGCCAATTTCCTGATCGAAATCGGCGGCGAGCTGCGCGGCGAGGGCATCAAACCCGACATCCAGCCCTGGTGGGTCGATGTCGAATCCCCGCCTGGTCTTGCCGTGCCCACGCTCCGCATCGCGCTGTGCGGCCAGTGCGTCGCGACCTCCGGCGACTACCGCCGCTTCCGCCTAGACGGTGGCGCGCGCTTGTCCCACAGCATCGATCCCGCAACCGGCGCGCCGATCCCGCCTGGCGTCGCCTCCGTCACCGCCCTGCACGACAGCGCCATGCTGGCCGACGCCTGGGCCACCGCCATAACCGTCATGGGACCGGACAAAGGCATGACGCTGGCCACCCGCCACGATCTCGCCGCCCGGCTGGTGCTGCGGACGGACGACGGCGCGGAGGAATATATGACCCCCGCGCTGGCGGCGATGCTGGAGTGA
- a CDS encoding DUF4198 domain-containing protein gives MKSRFLIAGALAALMFSGAAQAHRQWMLPSSTTLSGTESWVTVDAAISNDVFYFEHFPMGTDNIVVTEPDGAVGKIDNAAKGRYRSTFDVHLTKPGTYRIASVSTGVMGSYMLNGKQERLPRGTTKDKLASVIPAGATDVQTAEASNRNEIFVTLGAPTANLFKPTGSGIELVPVTHPNDLVSGEAATFQFLLDGKPAAGLKVTVIPGGIRYRDALGQMDLVADKDGKVAITWPQPGMYWLNASIGDGREGGPGGPGGEAGAGGPGAKPSAGAPPAPRPQAGPPQRRAAYITTLEVLAP, from the coding sequence ATGAAAAGCAGATTTCTGATTGCAGGCGCGCTTGCCGCCCTGATGTTTTCCGGCGCGGCGCAGGCGCATCGCCAGTGGATGCTGCCGTCCTCCACCACCCTGTCCGGCACCGAAAGCTGGGTCACGGTGGATGCGGCCATTTCCAACGACGTCTTCTATTTCGAACATTTCCCGATGGGCACCGACAATATCGTCGTGACCGAACCGGACGGCGCCGTGGGCAAGATCGATAATGCCGCCAAGGGCCGCTACCGCTCCACCTTCGACGTGCACTTGACCAAGCCGGGCACCTATCGCATCGCCAGCGTCTCGACCGGCGTGATGGGCAGCTATATGCTGAACGGCAAGCAGGAACGGCTGCCGCGCGGCACGACCAAGGACAAGCTGGCCAGCGTTATCCCCGCCGGCGCGACCGACGTGCAGACCGCAGAAGCGTCCAACCGCAACGAGATTTTCGTGACGCTGGGCGCGCCGACCGCGAACCTCTTCAAACCCACCGGCAGCGGCATCGAGCTGGTCCCCGTCACCCACCCCAATGACCTGGTGTCGGGCGAAGCGGCGACCTTCCAGTTCCTGCTCGACGGCAAGCCTGCCGCAGGCCTGAAAGTCACGGTCATCCCCGGCGGCATCCGTTATCGCGACGCGCTGGGCCAGATGGACCTTGTCGCCGACAAAGACGGCAAAGTCGCCATCACCTGGCCGCAGCCGGGCATGTATTGGCTGAACGCCAGCATCGGCGACGGCCGTGAAGGCGGCCCCGGCGGCCCCGGCGGGGAAGCTGGCGCTGGCGGTCCGGGCGCTAAGCCCAGCGCAGGCGCCCCGCCCGCGCCCCGCCCCCAGGCCGGCCCGCCGCAGCGCCGCGCCGCCTATATCACCACGCTGGAAGTGCTGGCCCCCTGA